A region of Lycium barbarum isolate Lr01 chromosome 3, ASM1917538v2, whole genome shotgun sequence DNA encodes the following proteins:
- the LOC132632632 gene encoding LRR receptor-like serine/threonine-protein kinase GSO1 — protein MGSVHLSYLLLFLTTLGVVLAGSSPNGSDSYWLLRIKSKFVDPFGVLENWSEGTSICTWNGVACSDDQSHIMGLNLSASGLEGPISQEFARVTSLRVIDLSDNFLNGTIPPELGELHNLEELLLFSNFLTGEIPSEIGHLRKLQVLRIGANMLTGQVIPEIGKLSELRVLALAYCQFSGKIPNDIGNLKHLINLDVQQNSLSGPIPESISGCKNLQNFAASNNGIGGRIPSSIGLLESLEILNLANNSFSGLIPVELSHLSNLKYLNLFGNELEGEIPFELNKLVQLETLDLSNNNLSGTISLLNTQLKNLETLALSGNFLTGSIPSNFCLRGSSLSLLILADNKLSGKFPLELLNCTSLRQLDLSGNNFGEMLPRGLDRLESLTDLLLNNNSFIGAIPPEIGNLTNLEDLYLFHNMLSGGIPTEIGKLQRLRELYLYENQLSGNIPRELTNCTSLTRVDFFGNQFSGSIPDAIGRLKNLEILQLRQNELSGPIPSSLGYCKKLQKLALADNKLSGSLPPTFRFLSELDLITLYNNSLEGPLPESLSLLKNLSKVNFSHNKFSGSISPLAGLNSLTALDLTNNSFSGPIPSELALSINLTRLRLANNFLTGELPSEFGQLEELRFLDLSFNNLTGDLGPSLAGLKNLGHFLLSSNQFSGEIPTWLGGIEGLGELDLSFNNFTGSVPVELGSCPRLLKLSLSNNRLSGAIAQELGNLTSLNVLNLQRNNLSGSIPSTLQKCQKLYELRLSENNLTGSIPYEIGSLSELQVILDLSKNQLSGEIPSSLGNLVKLERLNLSFNQLEGKVPQSLGRLSSLHILNLSYNHLQGPIPSTFSGFPLSSFIGNDDKLCGPPLLSCSELKGHEGIWQLSKAGVVGITVAIVSTATVICMVLLYIMLRIWCNWRKVTISCSETGGFESKSREGENWVYGEEIRSGSNYWNTTSLTPSKGKQTSKGTCMFNLSVSSSDSTEKPLV, from the coding sequence ATGGGAAGTGTTCATCTTTCTTATCTGCTGCTTTTCTTGACAACACTTGGTGTTGTTCTAGCTGGTTCTTCTCCAAATGGTTCAGATTCTTATTGGCTTTTGAGAATAAAGTCAAAATTTGTTGATCCATTTGGAGTTCTTGAAAACTGGTCTGAAGGAACTAGTATATGTACCTGGAATGGAGTGGCATGTTCTGATGATCAGTCTCATATTATGGGCCTGAATCTTTCCGCTTCAGGACTAGAAGGTCCAATATCTCAAGAATTCGCGCGTGTCACTTCTCTTCGAGTGATTGATTTATCGGACAATTTTCTTAATGGAACAATCCCTCCTGAATTAGGAGAGCTTCACAACTTGGAGGAATTGCTTcttttttccaattttctcactGGTGAGATTCCTTCGGAGATCGGTCATTTGAGAAAGCTGCAAGTTCTTAGAATTGGAGCTAACATGCTGACAGGCCAAGTGATACCAGAAATTGGTAAACTTTCTGAGTTGAGAGTCTTGGCTCTTGCTTATTGCCAATTCAGTGGAAAAATACCAAATGACATTGGTAACTTGAAGCATCTGATAAATCTTGACGTGCAGCAAAACAGTCTTAGTGGCCCCATACCAGAATCAATTAGCGGCTGCAAAAATCTTCAAAATTTTGCAGCATCAAATAACGGAATTGGAGGTCGTATTCCTTCCTCAATTGGTCTGCTCGAATCACTCGAAATCTTGAACCTGGCAAACAACAGCTTTTCTGGTTTAATTCCTGTTGAGTTGAGCCATCTCTCCAATTTGAAGTACTTAAACTTGTTTGGCAATGAATTGGAGGGAGAAATCCCTTTCGAGCTCAACAAGTTGGTTCAGCTCGAAACGTTAGATTTATCAAACAACAATCTTTCAGGAACCATATCCCTTCTCAACACTCAGCTGAAGAATCTTGAGACTTTAGCACTCTCTGGAAACTTCTTAACAGGAAGCATCCCGAGTAATTTCTGTCTTCGCGGTTCAAGCTTAAGCCTACTTATTCTGGCTGACAATAAGCTATCAGGCAAATTCCCCTTGGAGCTACTAAATTGCACGTCCTTGCGACAGCTGGATCTCTCTGGTAACAACTTTGGAGAAATGCTGCCACGTGGCCTCGACAGGCTAGAAAGTCTCACGGACCTCCTGCTAAACAATAACAGCTTCATTGGAGCTATACCGCCTGAGATAGGAAACTTGACTAACCTGGAAGATTTGTACCTGTTCCACAACATGCTCTCTGGTGGAATTCCAACTGAAATTGGAAAGCTTCAGAGGCTGCGCGAACTGTACCTCTATGAAAACCAGTTGTCAGGAAATATTCCAAGAGAATTGACAAACTGCACCAGCTTAACGCGAGTTGATTTCTTTGGTAATCAATTTTCGGGCTCTATTCCTGATGCCATTGGTAGGCTTAAGAATCTTGAAATTCTTCAGCTAAGGCAGAATGAGTTGTCTGGTCCAATTCCATCAAGCTTAGGCTACTGCAAGAAGCTTCAAAAACTGGCTTTGGCTGATAACAAACTTTCAGGATCATTGCCACCAACTTTCAGATTTCTCTCAGAGCTGGACCTGATTACTCTTTACAACAATTCCCTTGAAGGTCCACTTCCCGAATCTCTTTCCCTTCTGAAAAATCTAAGCAAAGTTAACTTTTCTCACAATAAGTTTAGTGGAAGCATTTCTCCCCTAGCTGGTTTAAATTCTCTAACAGCTCTTGACTTAACAAACAACAGCTTTTCTGGTCCTATCCcatctgagttagccttgtcaataAATCTAACCCGTCTTCGCCTTGCTAATAATTTTCTCACTGGAGAACTCCCTTCTGAATTTGGACAACTTGAAGAGCTAAGATTTCTTGATTTATCGTTCAACAATTTGACCGGAGATCTAGGACCTTCCCTTGCTGGCCTAAAAAACCTTGGTCATTTTCTCCTTAGCTCTAAtcaattttcgggagaaattCCCACATGGTTAGGAGGTATAGAAGGTCTTGGTGAGCTCGATCTTTCCTTCAACAACTTCACTGGATCAGTTCCAGTAGAACTTGGAAGTTGTCCGAGATTACTCAAACTCTCTCTCAGTAACAACAGATTATCAGGTGCCATAGCACAAGAATTGGGAAATCTCACAAGTTTAAATGTCTTGAATCTTCAAAGAAACAATCTTTCTGGCTCCATTCCTTCAACTCTTCAAAAATGCCAGAAGCTCTATGAGCTAAGGCTCTCTGAGAACAACTTAACTGGCTCAATCCCTTATGAAATCGGCTCTTTATCCGAGTTACAAGTGATACTAGACCTGAGCAAGAATCAACTTTCTGGTGAAATTCCTTCATCACTTGGAAATCTTGTGAAGTTAGAAAGACTAAATCTTTCATTCAATCAACTTGAAGGAAAAGTCCCACAATCACTTGGAAGGTTATCAAGTTTGCATATTCTCAATCTGTCTTATAATCATCTCCAAGGCCCAATTCCTTCCACATTTTCAGGATTTCCACTGAGCTCTTTCATAGGTAATGATGATAAGTTATGTGGCCCACCATTATTATCCTGTTCTGAATTAAAGGGACATGAGGGAATTTGGCAGCTATCAAAAGCTGGTGTTGTAGGGATAACAGTGGCCATTGTGTCTACTGCCACAGTCATATGCATGGTTCTGCTTTATATCATGCTGAGAATATGGTGCAATTGGAGAAAAGTTACAATTTCATGCTCAGAGACTGGTGGATTTGAGAGTAAAAGTAGAGAAGGGGAAAATTGGGTTTATGGAGAAGAGATTAGAAGTGGGAGTAATTATTGGAACACCACGTCACTGACTCCATCTAAAGGGAAGCAAACATCTAAAGGGACATGCATGTTTAACCTTAGTGTGAGTTCATCAGACAGCACAGAAAAACCATTAGTTTGA
- the LOC132631391 gene encoding histone-lysine N-methyltransferase ATX4-like: protein MVVKRKTNKKEIDEEIDRENWFITSKKQKPHDVFGSPGFRDFSFQLKGLQKFLPQVQDYPFSAEISKGRIPSPRSHLFPDIKVKWRKINICCSACKKVFSSLNENSLCDDCRGKSDNIAVICNGMEGIYFPTLHMVQCKCGSCSSKKQKVGEWERHAGSRAKKWKASIKVKMSMQPLGEWVANNDAHGITPLKLDKQQLISLLQEKYKPVYAKWTSERCAICRWIEDWDFNKIIICNRCQIAVHQECYGAKGVRDFASWVCRACETPQVDRDCCLCPVKGGALKPTDVDPFWVHVTCAWFRPEIAFVNHEKMEPAIGLFAIPPTYFHQACSICQQTHGSCIQCSKCTTSYHTMCALRAGYYMEMHCSEKNGTQTTKWLSYCASHKAPSEDNILVMRTPNGVYSNQNLLHRRNGGRLLNRLRLMPCEASSAEDNEPDPFSAARCRVFRPSTNKNFKPEPIVHMPPRPRHHSLTAIQSISSKQYQEERNFATLRDRLHHLSKTINHRICFGKSGIHGWGLFAKREIQEGQMVAEYVGERIRGSVADLRERRYRSQGKDCYFFRINEEVVIDATMKGTIARLINHSCMPNCFARIMSLGEDEDRIVLIAKMDVSAGDELTFDYRFEADQSDEPKVPCLCGAPNCRKFMN, encoded by the coding sequence ATGGTTGTGAAACGGAAAACTAACAAGAAAGAAATCGACGAAGAAATTGATAGGGAAAATTGGTTTATTACATCCAAGAAACAGAAACCCCATGATGTTTTTGGGTCTCCTGGATTCAGAGATTTTAGCTTTCAATTAAAAGGATTGCAAAAGTTTTTGCCCCAAGTTCAAGATTACCCTTTTTCAGCAGAAATTAGTAAAGGCCGTATACCAAGTCCAAGATCCCATCTTTTTCCTGACATCAAAGTTAAATGGAGGAAAATCAATATATGCTGCTCGGCGTGTAAGAAAGTCTTTAGTAGTCTTAACGAAAATTCGTTATGCGACGACTGCAGAGGGAAATCGGATAATATAGCTGTAATTTGCAATGGCATGGAAGGGATTTATTTTCCAACACTTCATATGGTTCAGTGCAAATGTGGTTCATGCAGCTCTAAGAAGCAGAAAGTTGGTGAATGGGAAAGGCATGCTGGTTCCAGAGCGAAAAAATGGAAGGCCAGCATTAAGGTGAAGATGTCTATGCAGCCACTTGGTGAATGGGTTGCGAATAATGATGctcatggaattactcctttgAAATTAGATAAGCAGCAATTGATTTCCCTCTTGCAAGAAAAGTACAAACCTGTTTATGCAAAGTGGACCTCAGAACGTTGCGCCATTTGTAGATGGATTGAAGATTGGGACTTTAATAAGATTATTATATGCAATAGGTGCCAGATTGCTGTTCATCAAGAATGTTATGGAGCTAAAGGGGTTCGAGATTTTGCTTCTTGGGTTTGCCGGGCTTGTGAAACTCCACAAGTTGACAGGGACTGTTGCCTCTGCCCTGTCAAAGGGGGTGCATTGAAACCTACTGATGTTGATCCCTTTTGGGTTCATGTTACTTGTGCTTGGTTTAGACCCGAAATCGCTTTTGTTAATCATGAGAAAATGGAACCTGCCATAGGACTTTTCGCGATTCCCCCAACGTACTTTCATCAAGCATGCAGTATATGCCAACAGACTCATGGTTCTTGCATACAATGTTCCAAATGCACAACATCTTATCATACCATGTGTGCCTTACGAGCTGGATACTACATGGAAATGCATTGCTCAGAGAAGAACGGAACACAAACAACTAAATGGTTATCGTATTGTGCTTCTCATAAAGCCCCAAGTGAGGATAACATTTTAGTCATGCGAACTCCAAACGGTGTTTACTCGAACCAAAATTTGCTTCATAGGAGAAATGGAGGCCGACTCTTGAATCGTTTGAGGCTCATGCCTTGTGAGGCATCATCGGCTGAAGATAACGAACCAGATCCTTTCTCTGCAGCTAGATGTCGAGTTTTTAGACCATCAACGAATAAGAATTTTAAACCGGAGCCAATAGTCCATATGCCACCGAGGCCTCGCCATCACTCACTAACGGCCATACAGAGTATAAGCTCAAAACAATATCAAGAAGAAAGGAATTTTGCAACGTTAAGAGATAGATTGCATCATTTGAGTAAAACTATAAACCATCGGATTTGTTTTGGAAAATCCGGTATACACGGATGGGGTCTCTTTGCGAAAAGAGAGATTCAAGAAGGACAAATGGTAGCTGAATATGTTGGTGAGAGGATTAGGGGAAGCGTTGCTGACCTTAGAGAACGTCGCTATAGGTCACAAGGCAAGGACTGTTACTTTTTCAGGATTAATGAAGAAGTAGTTATCGATGCTACGATGAAAGGAACCATAGCGAGATTAATCAACCACTCATGCATGCCAAATTGTTTTGCAAGGATCATGAGTCTTGGAGAAGACGAGGATCGGATCGTTCTTATAGCTAAAATGGATGTTTCAGCAGGGGATGAGTTAACGTTTGATTACAGGTTTGAGGCTGATCAGAGTGATGAACCTAAAGTCCCTTGTCTTTGTGGAGCTCCCAactgtaggaaattcatgaattAG